Within Salvia splendens isolate huo1 chromosome 21, SspV2, whole genome shotgun sequence, the genomic segment ACGAGAGAGTCAAAGAGCAAAGGTTGTTGAAGGGATTGCAAGTGATGAAATTAATACCGGAAGAGGATTAAATCAAGAGAAGTCATTGACACGACCCGGAGATACTCTTTGGAGTTCGCATTGTGGTACTCTCATCAACTTGATGCATTTATTTTCTTCTATTAATGATGTTCTGGACTATGTCGGGGAGTATGGTTATGAGGATGCACATAGGGCTGACGCTTTGGATGTGCAAGAAATTCTAAATCATTTTAAGTTTATCTTTGTGTTGCATCTTATGAGGAAACTCTTGGGAATTACACATGATCTCTCTCAAGTTCTACAAAAGAAGGATCAAGACATTGTTAATGCTATGAATCTTGTCAAAGTAGCAAAAACACGTTTACAAGTAATAAGGGAAAAAGGTTGGGAGGTTTTGCTTTCTAAAGTTACAAAGTTTTGTAGAACAAATGAGATTGATGTGCTTGATATGGAAGATGAGTGTGTAGTTAGAGGAAGAGGAAGGCgtaaaattgagaaaataaaaaatctccaCCATTATCGAGTAGAGTTGTTTTGTTCAGTCATTGATATGCAAGCTCAAGAGTTGAATCACCGTTTTAATGAAGTCAACACAGATTTACTTCTGTGTATGACTTGTTTTGATCCTAGAAACTCATTTTCTGCATTTGATTCAGAGAAGCTGCTTCGTCTTGCCAAGTATTATCCATCTGAATTTTCTGAAGTTACTTTGTATGAGCTTAAAAGTCAGCTTGATAACTTTATTTTTGATGTGCGCACAGATGaaaagttttcaaaagtatCGGGAATTGCAGGTCTTGCTCAGAATATGGTTTCTACAAGGAAACATGAGAATTTTCCGTCGGTTTATTTGTTAAATAAACTGTCATTGCTCTTACCCGTTGCCACTGCTTCAGTAGAAAGAGCTTTTTCAGCAATGAAGCTCGTTAAGACTTCtctacggaatcgtatgggagACCAGCTATTGAATGATTGTTTAGTTCCTTATATTGATAATGATGTGTTTGTTAATGTAATTAATGAAGCTATTATGCAGCGGTTGCAGAAGATGAAAAGTTGAAGAGGGGTGTTATAATATCATTGTATGGAACTATGTGTTTAcaacattatatttatattatgtaatattatttatgtttcattttattatttgaattttttatttggacCCCTCAACCGTAAAATTCTGGCTTCGTCACTGGTAAGCTGGACTTCTCTCCCCTTTGTGTACGTAATCTCCCTACACCTCTTTTTGTCCAATTTCATCCTCAATTCAAAGTTAGGGTTTAGATTCAAGCTCTTCCCATATTTGAATTAAAACACAATTTAGGTGTGAATCCAATGTTTTATTGGCTTGTTAGGTTCCAAAGCCTACTTTGAGGAGCGAATGGAATGAAATTGTTGGGCTTGGTGTTTGAATGTAGGGATAACATAAAGTTTTCTCAATAGGGCTTTCGAAGCTTACCTTGCTAATTTGATTTAGTTTGGGAATTTACTTTACTTGCATAATCTAAGTTTGGATTGTGAGGAAAACATGTTTTAGGTAAAGGATGTTTTGGGACAGCCTATAGTTAAATGTAAAACTTGATGCTTTTTACATACTTTGGTTACAGATGTTCACAATAAGTTAAATTTGCTTATTTGGGTATTAATTATAATGAGCTGAACatggaattttaatgaaattattggGATGATTATATAGTTGGATTACCTTAGATAGtatgaattttgaaatatacCAGTAGAATTATGTTGTGGTGAAAGAAACAGAGGATACAGCTTTTGTGACATGTTCTGGCAGAGTTTATTCAACTTCAGTTAACCAAGTAAACGATCTCATTTTCTTACCAAATTTTAACTGGACATACTTTTATCTCTTCTGTCATGTGACCAAAATTCAGCTTAAACCAAGTTCAAATGAATTAATAATGGTTTTCGTAAGGGAACTGCCATGTTCTGCCAGGTTTGGGTAAAATACACATTTATGGCTTATATTTTCATCTAGTTATGTTGAATTTTGACTTAGTGTTGGTTGTCTGGATTGGATTTTCAAAATCAGTACATTTTATGTAGAAATCTTGGGACATGACAATAGTTGAAATgcttacgatggaaatgattttagtgtttctcggcattttaaagtaaaacccgagtttcgcTCAgcgatggcttgacataatattattaatgaaaatatttttggcatGAGTTCagactgagtgcatcaagtactcaaccctgcacATGTTTTCCCTATTTGCAGGTTGAGACGTGACAAGGACGGAGAATGTTGCGCATTGGGACAAAGAccgtattcaataaatgtttcgACTGCAATTTTGTCTTCATATTTCCTTGAATTGTTGGACTATTTTTATACAGAGCCTGCTTCGTGATTTTAGACTATGATTTGGTATTAAAGTTTCATCTTTTGTTCTATGTGTCGTACTCTCTGATCGGTTTCCttctttcttccccgcttcttaattctcCCATTAGTTGCGATCCatcgtgctttctatccttaggaagt encodes:
- the LOC121784228 gene encoding zinc finger MYM-type protein 1-like — translated: MDRYFKKLSPSVAASSSSVNGPTLLQPQESLNEDKLEADPENIPSDPGKRPDIMRYSSNSIERVLRAYLLKGPCQPREHDFPPITDGKRQRKFVAPDEFKDCEEIDNVILKNAPANLKLTSSDIQKDVINAASVETTKLIVDDIGDNSFSILVDECRDVSVKEQMGVAVRYVDKNGCLNERLLGIVHVGDMIATTLQKALDSLLSTHGLSVSSLRGQGYDGASNMRGEFNGLKSLILKRNPSAYYVHCFAHLLQLTIVVVAKKTYKSSCKRRDVLRESQRAKVVEGIASDEINTGRGLNQEKSLTRPGDTLWSSHCGTLINLMHLFSSINDVLDYVGEYGYEDAHRADALDVQEILNHFKFIFVLHLMRKLLGITHDLSQVLQKKDQDIVNAMNLVKVAKTRLQVIREKGWEVLLSKVTKFCRTNEIDVLDMEDECVVRGRGRRKIEKIKNLHHYRVELFCSVIDMQAQELNHRFNEVNTDLLLCMTCFDPRNSFSAFDSEKLLRLAKYYPSEFSEVTLYELKSQLDNFIFDVRTDEKFSKVSGIAGLAQNMVSTRKHENFPSVYLLNKLSLLLPVATASVERAFSAMKLVKTSLRNRMGDQLLNDCLVPYIDNDVFVNVINEAIMQRLQKMKS